The region TAGCAACTCCCATTAAGTATAACAACATCCTTGATTACCTTATGTTGTCACAGTACCATCGTAACTATGATAGCTTTTGTAAAACACAAGCGATCATATTTTTCTCGACATGCATGAAACTTGGAAAGTTTTTTTGGCTCACACTACCTTGCCAGGCTATCCCCTGACACAGATTAACCTAATAAAACTAATGCCATGGGAAGCGCTGAATTGGCAGCGTCAACTTGGgatacaaagagagggagagagcgagagcgagagagagagagagagagagagagagagagagagagagagagagagagagagagagagagagagagagagagagagagagagagagagagagagagagagagagagagagagagagagagagagagagagagagagagagagagagagagagagagagagagagagagagagagagagagagagagagagagagagagagagagatgtctcaCCCCTATAGGATCGCCATGGTTTCAGCGCTCATGGCGACATAATGCCCGGCTCCGTGTCTGTAAACCGCGACCGGAGAGATGTTGACGTTGAGGTAGGCTACCTCATACCGCCAACGCATAGGACGCCAAGCTTTAAACACGCCAAAACCACTGCGCTTGGACGCCATGCGCTGAATAATATTGTCTTAAATCTCCCGGGATGACTTTAATCATGAGGTAATGATTTATGTGGAGGTTTAGCGAGACACTCCGGCCCCCCCCTGGGCCTGGAGACGTGCCATATGCAGGAGCCtacaaacatttaaataaaataaaaccacaATGCTCTGCTCCAAGCCAATAAAATATTGTTGTACAGGATTTATTGAGTGTATGGCTTCAGGGAATAATCAAAAAGCTATTACAACTGGAGAAGAAATATGTTGAAAGGGGGTCTGGCCAAGAGAAGATGGGGTCAAGAATGCTATCTATCTTCCAAGGTCAAGATTCGATCGTctccgaccaatcagaggtgGTTCTTTTTAGAGGCGATACATGAAACTTGTCTTATtgaaaagaacaacaaaaacaaagattGAGGAAGGGAAAAGAAAGACAATCTAAAACACCGGTCGAAAAAAAAGGATCCTTCCTCAATTTCCTGAAAATATCAACCCTCAAATTGAAAACCCATAAATCGGAATCATGTCGCACTGTGGAACGGTTTGTTCCGTCGTTATGGTGAGAGTAATGTGAAGTTCAAGAGGTCGGAAAGCAGCAGCAGGGCAGTTGCCTCCGTCACGACGAAGACACAATGAGTCTGCTATGAGCAGAGTGATAATTAATGCTACAGTCACGATAATAAAGGACGAGCAATTGGAGAGGAGCGAAACGCCCGCTCTTCTAGCAATCACCATCGTCTCTAGCTTAGCGAACACTGATGATTAAGCGTCACAATGACGCCAAAGAATACCAGACAACAAAACACGAGCTATATCAAAAAAGGTCTATAAGTCTATCTAGTTCAGAACGTATTAACCGTCTCTTCTCCTTTCGCTCTTGGCCGCCTCCTTCTCATTTAAACCTGTTTCTCAAGATATGCTTGTCCGGACAGACAACAGCTGCACAATGAGAAATGGCAAGATggcaaaaaagttaatgtgGGCCTCAAACCTCAAACAACACGGCCTAAACAAAGCTAGAAGTCCACAAATGAGAATGGATGAGATCAGGGGTTATCAACCTGCGTGTGGACCCACAGACGTAGGCTATGTTATGCAGGCAAGATCTAATTTTAAATAACATGATTAGCATCCGATTTCTGAATGAATGGACCTGCCTCTATAGCTTTAACCCCAGATGTCTTCTTTATGAAATGCTTTGAAGCTATACATAGCTAACATATGTATTTTTGCTGGAATGAATAGCTTCTGTACATTTAGCATTGTATGGGTCTATTGATGGTTATGGGATCACAAGATAGTTAAGCGAAAAACTGTTTGGATGCACTGCGACAGattcatcttcttttttttttccagtacTTTTTTCGAGACAAAAGAATGGAATGAGAAGACAAAATATGTCCCAGAAAATGTCAAGACAAACGAGGCTACAGGAGTGCTTGAGGCTCCATCTTGATGGCATTAGCCCTGGCACCATGTTGAGCTACTTTAGTTTAGGCAACGCGCTAGAAGGCATGTCGTCTGTTTAGCTACATAttgtattttacatttattcataAATTACAAACCTATGTTATGAATTTCTATGCCATACTACATGTGATAACCTACATGTTGAAACCACAAACGACCGTTCTTGAAAGTATCAATTTAATGAGCGATATTGTTTTTACCTTTCGGCCTACTTAAGATCCTCCTGTGTGATTAGCTTTCTATTGGCTTACAGATCGTTTGAAGCGCAGCCAATGGTGTAATTGACGCGTCGTGATTGGTTCCCCAGCATACATACTAGTCTGTGACGTCACTGTAAAACTATGGGGATGCATTCTATTCTGCAATTCTGCCAATTCTCCATGTGGAACAAGGTGGTGATTTGAATATATTGTTTCCTTCTATATAGGGAACGCAAAAACGTTTGGAGAATAGATTGGAGCATTTAGGATGAACGTTTATACATTTTGTTTCGAGGTTATACTGCCACCAAGCGTTCAATGTCAAACGTGACAAAACAAAACGTGGTCTGACTGTAAAGGCAACCTTTTCTCAATGAATTGTAACGattacaaaaaatacaaaatgaatcATTGGTATAAATAAAAATTTAGTAACAATGTTCATTTCTTCCTTCTCTGGGTGAGTTAATCGATGCATTCAAGGATCGCTTAGCTCAGCCTAGGTTTAGTACAGGTAATCAAGTCAGGAACATCGATAGGCAGAGTAGCGATGGTCGGAAGTTATCAGTAAACTAATGGGTAAGTAATTAACTAACTATATAACAGGGGTTGTTTGCAAGACTATAATTCAAATTTCTATAGTGCAGGTGTATGAGTTGACATCTTATTCCGGAAACCAAATGAGTCAACTGTGCTGCTGGCTAGCAGTTAGCCCGCTACAGCGAGTACTGTTACGTTAACTATGATCATCAACGAGCTATACTGTCATTTTAGAGACGGACAGCAATGCAATGTATTGTATGAACTTCATTGCGTTTATAACACATTATGTAATAAGTCCACGCAATCTACATCTACACAAAAAGGGAGGCTAAGCATTATGATAAATCACGCAGCATAGATAGTGTAAACTAACTTTAATGTGTGTTCTTGTTGTGTCAGTGACCAACACGCCCCTGTAAAGCGGAAGTTAATTTGCTCCTGTTTCTGTTCTTCCATTACATGACCGCCTGTCTTTTGGgaatgttttgtgttttatagAGGAGCGGCTGTGCCTGAACGAAATAAAAACCACATATAGGAGACATAGCCGCTGCCCGCAATGTCCGCCCAGGGCGCTCGACTGTCTCCTGCCGGCCTCACCTCCGCTTCGACGACTACCACGTCAGGTGTTTCCTGCGGGGACGTCGGagctgccatggcaacagtgTCGGCCGAGCAGGTTTCCTTCGCCTCTGACCGCTATGCGAGAATCATCCTGGCCCAGATGAACCGGATGCGGCTCCGCGCCGACTTCTGTGATGTGCGGCTGAGAGTGGGCGAGCGGGTCTTCAGGGTTCACAGGCTCGTTCTGGCCGCCTGCAGCCCCTACTTCTGTGCGCTGTTCTCCGTAGGGATGAAGGAGCTCGACAAGGACGAGGTGCAGATCGTGGGAGTGGAGGCCGGGATATTCGAGGTTCTGCTGGACTTTATTTACACAGGTGCTTGCTGGTTGTCTGATGTGTAAACTAAATGAGCATCAAGGGTAAACTCACTCAATGCTTCCCCTCCTGTGTGTGAAGTACTGTGCAACATTTATCCAAATAATGCAAATTCTTAAAATAGATATATGAGAcacaatttacaatgtttaTTTGTGAATGGCCTGTTATAATTGAGTGATTTATCGCCTTAGACTCACAATCTGGTTGATTTTGTCGATGCGTGCCGTTGACAATGTGGGTGGTGCGTCACCCCCTCTGCTGTCGCTGGACTATGCTCCCAAGACAATGAGatataaacacatgcatgtatTTCATTCTGTTTCTATATGCAGTTTCTAGGAAGCATTGCCGCTCTAACAGTGagatgattcccccccccccaggggtgaTCAACGTGAGCGTGGAGAACGTCCAGGAGCTGATGGTGGCAGCGGACATGCTGCAGCTGGCGGAGGTGGTGTCCATCTGTGGGGAGTTCCTCCAGGGCCACATGGAGCCCTCCAACTGTGTCGGCATCTTCCAGTTCCTGGAGCAGATCGGCTGCATGGACATGCTGGAGTTCACTGAGAACTACATCCACGTGCACTTCCTCGAGGTACTGGAGCGCACGAGCGTCTGTGAAAGACACACCGTGTACCAGTCGCATAAACCCCGGTTAAAAAGCTGCAGTGGGTTCCCAACACAAGCCAGGTCCATAGAGCAAGTCTGTTTGGAACGACCCAAAGGCAGTCTGTATTGTGTAGCGGTAgacttgtgtatatatatatatatatatatatatatacagtatatatatacagtgtatgtgtgtgtgtatatatatatatatatatatatatatatatatatatatatatatatatatatatatatacatacagtgtatgtgtgtgtatatatatatatacagtatgtgtgtgtatatatatatatatatatatatatatatatatatatatatatatatatatatatatatatgtagatatatgtatatatatatatatgtatatataaatatatgaatgtatgtgtatatatatatatatatatatatatatacgtcaaATAGGAATTATGCCCAGAATGTTGCGTACACACTTCAGTAGGATACCTCcttcatccaccaccaccaccacgctccCTATGACCCCCTCTCCCatcgccccccccacccccccccctggccccccaggTGTGCGTGGCCGATGAGTTCTGGGGCCTGTCCAAGGACCAGCTGGTGCGGCTGCTCGGCAGCGAGGAGCtgcgggtggaggaggagtaccAGGTCTTCAGCGCCGCCATGGGCTGGCTGCTGCAGGACGTGGGGCCCAGGCGGCGCCACGCCGTGGAGGTCCTGGAGCCCGTCCGCTTCCCCTTGCTGTCCCCCCACAGGCTGCTCAAGTACATCGAAGGTGAGGGGTCccggggggtcctggggggtcctGTTACACGCTGAGGATGACCCCACTGGGGGAGGGGTCGTTTGGCGCTGGACCAACTGACAAGTTTGTGTCAAAGTAAACTGAGCGATGTTCCTCCCCTGTCGAAAAAGGGCGAGATGCTCAACATACTTTTGAAAAAATATactcaaaaaaaaataataataataataaaaatatgaagGTGTTGATAAAGAATGACGTCGTTTTGTACCCACAACAAAAGGTGTTGCCGATTTCAGCCTGCGGGTGGCGCTGCAGACCTTGTTGAAGGAGTACATGGAGGTCACTAAATCGCCGAAGGAAAATAAGACGTACTGTCTGGGGGAACCTTCCAAGATGAGGCCCAGACGGAAAGCTAGGAAATATCTCTACAGTATAGGTAGGTGGCTACATCTTAGTTATGACGCCTGGATGTTGTTTATATCGTAAACCCTACATTGCTCTCCAGCGACCTCTGGTGGTCATTGGTTGTAATTAACGCCTTTTCAGAAAAAGCCCAGAATAAGAAAAGGGAAAATGTTGTAGCattaaaatgaaatgaaataatgCACACACATCTCCACATGTTGTCACGTGTTAACATGCCTCAGTAGTGCTGGTCCTcctaaccccccaccccccgccccccgcccccaggggGCTACACGCGGCTGCAGGGCGGCCGCTGGAGCGACAGCCGGGCCCTGAGCTGCGTGGAGCGCTTCGACTCGTTCAACCAGTACTGGACCACGGTGTCGTCGCTGCACCAGGCCCGCAGCGGGCTGGGGGTGGCCGTGCTGGACGGGATGATCTACGTggtgggaggtgagggggggggggcagggcgtggtgggaggtgaggggggggggggggcagggcgtggtgggaggaggggggggcagggagtggtggggggagggggggggggggggggggcgtggtggggggtgaggggggggggcagggctcaCTGGGCGCTGGAGGGTGGAGACAAACACCATCAAGCAGAGGCTCATTCCTTTATTTACCTGACGTAGGTTCGGGTTCAGGCTCAGAAGTGGCTtgccggtgggggggggctgttttgTGGTGTTTGACCCCCAGCAAAAGAAATGAACCAGGAAATGGTTCTGGTAACCAGTCCAGGccaggctcctcccctcaccgacctacttcctgtctgtgttCCTCCTGACCACCggtctacttcctgtctgtgttCCTCCTGACCAACCGACTTACTTCCTGTCTGTGTTCCTCCTGGCCAACggtctacttcctgtctgtgctCCTCCTGACCAACggtctacttcctgtctgtgttCCTCCTGACCGACggtctacttcctgtctgttcCTCCTGACCAACggtctacttcctgtctgttcCTCCTGACCAACggtctacttcctgtctgtgctcctcccctcaccggtctacttcctgtctgtgctCCTCCCCCAGGGGAGAAGGACTCCATGATCTTCGACTGCACGGAGCGCTACGACCCGGTGACCAAGCAGTGGGCGGCCGTGGCCTCGCTCACCTTCCCGCGCTGTGGCGTCAGCGTGTGCCCCTGCCACGGGGCGCTCTACGCCTTCGGTAGATTCCATTCTAATCATTACACATTACTTTATTGCAACAACTAGTTCCTAATCATAAATGACCTCTGCACAAATATATAAGTCAATATATAGGTACTAGCCAGATGCAACGAGATAAGCCATGTTGAATTAGGTGGTTTCATGTGATTGCTTGTTGTCTTCAGGGGGTTGGATGGTTGGTTTCATGTGGTTGGATTGGTGTGTTTCATGTGATTGCTTGTTGTCTTCAGGGGGTTGGATGGTTGGTTTCATGTGGTTGGATTGGTGTGTTTCATGTGATTGCTTGTTGTCTTCAGGGGGTTGGATGGTTGGTTTCATGTGGTTGGATTGGTGTGTTTCATGTGATTGCTTGTTGTCTTCAGGGGGTTGGATGGTTGGTTTCATGTGGTTGGATTGGTGTGTTTCATGTGATTGCTTGTTGTCTTCAGGGGGTTGGATGGTTGGTTTCATGTGGTTGGATTGGTGTGTTTCATGTGATTGCTTGTTGTCTTCAGGGGGTTGGATGGTTGGTTTCATGTGGTTGGATTGGTGTGTTTCATGTGATTGCTTGTTGTCTTCAGGGGGTTGGATCGGTTCAGAGATCGGGAAGACGGTGGAGCGCTACGACCCCGAGGAGAACAAGTGGGAGGTGATCGGTGGCATGGCCGTTCCTCGCTACTACTGTGGCTGCTGTGAGCTTCAAGGTGCTGAAACTCTCTCTTTACACTCACCTCTTTAAACTACATCTCCCTCTTTAAACTACATCTCCCTCTTTAAACTACAACTCCCTCTTTAAACTACAACTCTCTCTTTAAACTACATCTCCCTCTTTAAACTACATCTCCCTCTTTAAACTACATCTCCCTCTTTAAACTACAACTCCCTCTTTAAACTACAACTCCCTCTTTAAACTACAACTCCCTCTTTAAACTACAACTCCCTCTTTAAACTACAACTCCCTCTTTAAACTACAACTCCCTCTTTAAACTACAACTCCCTCTTTAAACTACAACTCCCTCTTTAAACTACTACTAAAACTCCCATTCATGGATAGTTCATTACATCAACTGTCACTTTTTTGGTAGAATAGGACAGACAATTTGAGTAATgtgcagtctgtctgtctgtctgtctgtctctgtctctgtctctgtctctccctccctctccctccccctccctccccaggtatGATGTACGTGCTGGGGGGGATCAGCGATGAGGGTCTGGAGCTGTGTTCGGCGGAGGTGTTCGACGCGCTCTCCCAGCGCTGGCGCCCGCTGCCCCCCATGGCCACGCGCCGCGCCTACGTGGGCGTCGCCGCCCTCAACAACTGCATCTACGCCGTGGGGGGCTGGAACGAGGCCCTGGGCTCGCTGGAGACGGTGGAGAAGTACTGCCCCGAGGAGGTAGGGGGCGCTGTCTCTGTCCTCTCATCACTGACCTGTATCTGGactcaccctctaaccctaaccctctcatcactgacctgtatctggactcaccctctaaccctaaccctctcatcactgacctgtatctggactcaccctctaaccctaaccctctcatcactgacctgtatctggactcaccctctaaccctttaaccctctcatcactgacctgtatctggactcaccctctaaccctaaccctctcatcaCTGACCTGTATCTGGACTCAccctttaaccctaaccctctcatcactgacctgtatctggactcaccctctaaccctttaaccctctcatcactgacctgtatctggactcaccctctaaccctaaccctctcatcactgacctgtatctggactcaccctctaaccctttaaccctctcatcactgacctgtatctggattcaccctctaaccctaaccctctcatcactgacctgtatctggactcaccctctaaccctaaccctctcatcactgacctgtatctggactcaccctctaaccctaaccctaaccctttaaccctctcatcactgacctgtatctggactcaccctctaaccctaaccctctcatcactgacctgtatctggattcaccctctaaccctaaccctctcatcactgacctgtatctggactcaccctctaaccctctcatcactgacctgtatctggactcaccctctaaccctttaaccctctcatcactgacctgtatctggactcaccctctaaccctaaccctctcatcactgacctgtatctggattcaccctctaaccctaaccctctcatcactgacctgtatctggactcaccctctaaccctaaccctctcatcactgacctgtatctggactcaccctctaaccctaaccctttaaccctctcatcactgacctgtatctggactcaccctctaaccctaaccctctcatcaCTGACCTGTATATGGAttcaccctctaaccctaaccctctcatcactgacctgtatctggactcaccctctaaccctctcatcactgacctgtatctggactcaccctctaaccctttaaccctctcatcactgacctgtatctggactcaccctctaaccctaaccctgtcatcactgacctgtatctggactcaccctctaaccctaaccctctcatcactgacctgtatctggactcaccctctaaccctaaccctctcatcactgacctgtatctggactcaccctctaaccctaaccctctcatcactgacctgtatctggactcaccctctaaccctaaccctctcatcactgacctgtatctggactcaccctctaaccctaaccctaaccctttaaccCTCTCATCACTGACCTGTACCCGTCCTCCACCTGTCCTCCCTCATGTGACGGTGTACATCCATGCGCTCTGCaggagaggtgggtggaggtggcgtCCATGTGCACGGCGCGGGCGGGGGTCTCGGTGGCGGCGGTCAACGGGCTGCTGTACGCAGTGGGGGGCCGCGCCACCAGCCGGGACTTCTCGGCCCCCGTGACGGTGGACTCTGTGGAGGTCTACGACCCCCACCTGGACACCTGGACGGAGGTGGGCAACATGATCGCCAGCCGCTGTGACGGGGGGCTGGCTgtgctctgacccccccccacccggacTCCTTCAGGGGGGGTTAGAGGGAACACtcccatgacccccccccccacccagactccttcagggggggtagagggaacactcccatgaccccccccacccggaCTCCTTCAGGGGAGGGTCGAGGGAACACtcccatgaccccccccccccccccacccagactccttcaggggggggtagagggaactctcccatgccccccccacccagactccttcagggggggtagagggaacactcccatgaccccccccccccacccagactccttcagggggggtagagggaactctcccatgaccccccccacccagactcCTTCAGGGGGGGTAGAGGGAACTCTCCCatgacccccccacccagactCCTTCAGGGGGGGGTCGAGGGAACACTcccatgccccccccacccggaCTCCTTCAGGGGGGGTAGAGGGAACACTCCCatgacccccccacccagactccttcagggggggtagagggaacactcccatgccccccccacccggaCTCCTTCAGGGGGGGTAGAGGGAACTCtcccatgaccccccccccccacccagactccttcagggggggtagagggaacactcccatgccccccccacccagactcCTTCAGGGGGGGTCGAGGGAACTCTCCCGTGCGATCGGACTGATGACTGCATTGGGAATCCTTAACTTACTACGAGGAAGTAACGTTGGAT is a window of Gadus macrocephalus chromosome 8, ASM3116895v1 DNA encoding:
- the ipp gene encoding actin-binding protein IPP, with amino-acid sequence MSAQGARLSPAGLTSASTTTTSGVSCGDVGAAMATVSAEQVSFASDRYARIILAQMNRMRLRADFCDVRLRVGERVFRVHRLVLAACSPYFCALFSVGMKELDKDEVQIVGVEAGIFEVLLDFIYTGVINVSVENVQELMVAADMLQLAEVVSICGEFLQGHMEPSNCVGIFQFLEQIGCMDMLEFTENYIHVHFLEVCVADEFWGLSKDQLVRLLGSEELRVEEEYQVFSAAMGWLLQDVGPRRRHAVEVLEPVRFPLLSPHRLLKYIEGVADFSLRVALQTLLKEYMEVTKSPKENKTYCLGEPSKMRPRRKARKYLYSIGGYTRLQGGRWSDSRALSCVERFDSFNQYWTTVSSLHQARSGLGVAVLDGMIYVVGGEKDSMIFDCTERYDPVTKQWAAVASLTFPRCGVSVCPCHGALYAFGGWIGSEIGKTVERYDPEENKWEVIGGMAVPRYYCGCCELQGMMYVLGGISDEGLELCSAEVFDALSQRWRPLPPMATRRAYVGVAALNNCIYAVGGWNEALGSLETVEKYCPEEERWVEVASMCTARAGVSVAAVNGLLYAVGGRATSRDFSAPVTVDSVEVYDPHLDTWTEVGNMIASRCDGGLAVL